One Centropristis striata isolate RG_2023a ecotype Rhode Island chromosome 22, C.striata_1.0, whole genome shotgun sequence genomic window carries:
- the LOC131960439 gene encoding tripartite motif-containing protein 16-like yields the protein MAQKGVQLDRKNISCSICLDLLKDPVTLSCGHSYCMNCINSHWDGEDQKPVYSCPQCRKIFITRPNLEKNTMLAELVEQLKKTALQAAPADHCYAGPEDVACDFCSGRKLKAFKSCLQCVASYCEQHLQPHYDVSSFKKHKLVEPSKKLRENICSRHDEVMKMFCRTDRQSICYLCSVEEHKGHDTVSAAAERSERQKELEVSRLKIQQKIQDREKDVKLLQQELEAINRSADKAVEDSEKMFTELICLMEKRRSEVKQQVRSQQETEVSPVKEVEEKLQQEIRELKRKDAELKKLSDTEDHNQFLHSYPSLSALSPSTSSLQIRPRRRFDHVTAAVSRLRDKLQDILRDKWTDVSLTEVDVLLPAAEPKTRAEFLQYSCEITLDPNTVNRKLLLSEGNRKVSLKVLQQQSYSYHRDRFTKWLQVLSRESLTGRCYCEVERRGIISVAVSYKNIRRAGWSDNRQFGHNKKSWALKCIDDSYFLYNKVTTPISGPRPSRVGLYLDHSAGILSFYSVSETMTLLHRVQTRFTKPLHAGILHY from the coding sequence atggcgcAGAAAGGAGTTCAGCTGGACCGAAAGAACATCTCTTGTTCgatctgtctggatctactgaaggatccgGTGACTCTTTCCTGTGGACACAGCTACTGCATGAACTGTATTAACAGCCACTGGGATGGAGAGGATCAGAAGCCGGTCTACAGCTGCCCTCAGTGCAGGAAGATCTTCATAACGAGGCCCAACCTggagaaaaacaccatgttagcagAATTAGTGGAGCAACTGAAGAAGACTGCCCTTCAAGCTGCTCCTGCTGACCACTGCTATGCTGGACCTGAAGATGTGGCCTGTGATTTCTGCAGtgggagaaaactgaaagcctTCAAGTCCTGTCTGCAGTGTGTGGCCTCGTACTGTGAGCAACACCTCCAGCCTCATTATgatgtgtcttcttttaagaaacacaagctggtggagccctCCAAGAAGCTGCGGGAGAACATCTGCTCTCGTCAtgatgaggtgatgaagatgttctGCCGGACCGATCGGCAGtctatctgttatctctgctctgtggaggAACATAAAGGCCATGACacggtctcagctgcagcagaaaggagcgagaggcagaaagagctggaggtgagtcgacTCAAAATCCAGCAGAAaatccaggacagagagaaagatgtgaagctgcttcaacaggagctGGAGGCCATCAATCGCTCTGCTGATaaagcagtggaggacagtgagaagATGTTCACTGAGCTGATCTGCCTCATGGAGAAAAGAAGATCTgaggtgaagcagcaggtcagatcccagcaggaaactgaagtgAGTCCAGtgaaagaggtggaggagaagctgcagcaggagatcagagagctgaagaggaaagatGCTGAGCTGAAGAAACTCTCAGACACAGAGGATCACAACCAGTTTCTCCACAGCTACCCCTCACTGTCGGCACTCAGCCCGTCTACATCCAGCCTCCAGATCCGTCCTCGCCGCCGCTTTGACCACGTGACAGCGGCCGTGTCACGACtcagagacaaactgcaggacatcctgagagacaaatggacagacgtctcactgactgaagtggatgttttactgCCGGCAGCAGAGCCAAAGACCAGAGCTGAGTTCTTACAGTATTCATGTGAAATCActctggatccaaacacagtaaacagaaaGCTGTTATTATCTGAGGGGAACAGGAAAGTATCATTAAAGGTCTTACAACAACAGTCTTATTCTTATCATCGAGACAGATTCACTAAATGGCTTCAGGTCCTgagtagagagagtctgactggacgTTGTTACTGCGAGGTGGAGCGGAGAGGAATAATTTCTGTAGCAGTCTCATACAAGAACATCCGCAGAGCAGGATGGTCAGATAACCGTCAGTTTGGACATAATAAAAAATCTTGGGCGTTAAAGTGTATCGATGACAGTTACTTTCTGTACAACAAAGTCACAACTCCCATCTCAGGTCCTCGGCCCTCCAGAGTGGGATTGTACCTGGATCACAGtgcaggtattctgtccttctacagcgtctctgaaaccatgaccctcctccacagagtccagaccagGTTCACTAAGCCGCTCCACGCTGGaattttacattattaa